From the Carassius gibelio isolate Cgi1373 ecotype wild population from Czech Republic chromosome B25, carGib1.2-hapl.c, whole genome shotgun sequence genome, one window contains:
- the LOC128014675 gene encoding FK506-binding protein 4-like — translation MTERFNRRLRRLREHHAICEQRHRRNSAKDGMKTSHQDGQKRDEEDLDGQKRDEEDLDGQKRDEEDLDGQKRDEEDQDGQNDFIQEICIEVSHS, via the exons ATGACGGAGCGGTTTAACCGGAGACTGAGGCGGCTGCGGGAGCACCACGCGATCTGTGAGCAGAGACACCGGAGAAACAGCGCGAAGGACGGA ATGAAAACTTCACATCAAGATGGACAGAAGAGGGATGAGGAGGATCTGGATGGACAGAAGAGGGATGAGGAAGATCTGGATGGACAGAAGAGGGATGAGGAAGATCTGGATGGACAGAAGAGGGATGAGGAGGACCAAGACGGACAAAATGACTTCATCCAGGAAATTTGTATAGAGGTAAGTCATAGTTAA